From Acidobacteriota bacterium:
GTGGTGATCACCGATCTTCGCCGGGCCCTGCGGGAAGAAGAGCTGCAAGCCTGGCAGCGCCTGGTGCGCGTGCTGGGCCACGAGATCAATAACTCGCTGGCTCCCATCAAATCCATCGCTGAAAGCCTCGAGCATCTGTTGGGACGAGAGCAGCCTCCCCCCGACTGGAAAGAGGACGTCAGGAGCGGCCTGCAGGTGATCAGCGGCCGCGCGGAATCGCTCAGCCGTTTTACCCGCGCCTATGCGACTCTTGCCAGACTGCCCAAGCCTAAACTGCGCGCTATCGAGGTCGATGCCTGGGTTAGTCGCGTGGCAGCGATGGAAACGCGAGTCCCGGTCACGCTGGTTCCGGGGCCCACACTGACGGTCCTCGCTGATGCCGACCAGCTCGATCAACTCCTTATCAATCTCGTTCGCAACGCGGCAGAAACCAGCCTCGATACAGGGAGTGGGATCGGCGTCGGGTGGAAAAAGAATGGCGCCAGCCTCGAAGTATGGGTCGATGATGAAGGCCCAGGCATTGCCAACCCGGGCAACCTGTTCGTCCCGTTCTTCACCACCAAGCCCGGCGGCGCGGGTATCGGACTTGTCCTCAGCCGCCAGATTGCCGAAGCCCACGGCGGAACGCTCACTCTTGAGAACCGTCCTGTTGGACGCGGCGCTACTGCCCGGCTGCATCTTCCTCTCAGCGCATAAGGCCTTGGTCCCTTCTTGCAAGACGCTCTTGACACAGTTGGCTCTGCGGCAGTAGAGTGTCTACATCCGTATGGTAAAAAAGGTCCGCTACCAGAACCGGATTGAGCTGCTGCAAGGGACGCTCGACATGCTGATTATGCGGACCCTGCAATGGGGGCCGCAGCACGGTTATGGCATCAGCCGGGCCATCCGCACAGGCTCGGACGATGCGCTGACCGTCGAAACCGGATCGCTCTATCCAGCCCTGCATCGCATGGAGAAACAGGGCTGGGTCGCGGCCGAATGGAAACTGAGTGAAAACAGGCAGCGGGCAAAGTTCTACCGGCTGACTGCCGCAGGCCGGAAACATCTTGTGAACGAGCAGTCGCGCTGGGATGAATTCGTAAAGGCCGTGAGCGGCGTGATGAAACCTGCCAGAGAACAACCGTGAAGTGGGTGCCGATATTCGGGCGAAGAAAACAGCTCGAGTGGGAGCTGGACGAGGAACTGCGGGCACACTTGGCCATAGCAGTCCGCGAGCGGATCGAGAAGGGCGAAGCTCCCGCCGAAGCCGAAGCAAACGCGCGCCGCGAGTTCGGCAATATGGCGCTGGTGAAAGATGTCACACGCGACCAATGGGGCTGGCGCTGGCCCGAAACATTGGTTCAGGATGTGCGCTACGGCCTTCGCCAGCTTCGCCGAAATCCGGGATTCACAATTGTTGCTGTTGTTACCCTGGCCCTCGGTATTGGCTGCGCGACAGCCATCTTCGCTGCGTTTAACGCGACCGTCCTGCACCCTCTGCCTTTCCCGCACGAACAAAACTTGGTGAGGATCAAGGCGACTGCGGTCCGTATGGCGCTGTCCTGGATGGATATGTCGCTCCCGGATGCTCTAGCCCTGCGCCGTCAGAGCACCATCTTCGACAGTCTGGGCTATTACGGCGGGCGCCAGCCCATGAACTTGACAGGAGCCAGCCTTTACGCACACATTACGTCGTTTTCGGTCTCGCCGGAAATCTTCAGAGTCCTAGGCGTCCGGCCTGCCATGGGCAGGTGGTTGAGGCGTGAGGAATCGCGCCCCGGAGATAACGCGGAGATGGTGATTAGCCACTCGCTTTGGGTGCAGAACTTTGGCAGCAACCCCGACGTGATTGGGAAAACCGTACGGTTGAACAACAAGCCTTACCGCGTGGTGGGCGTGATGCCGTTGAGGTTCGCATTCCCCGATCCCTTCGTCCAGGCTTGGCTCCCGGAGGTAGTGACGGCGGAGGCCGCCAATGACCACAGTCTGTACGGCACGCCGGTGATTGGCCGCTTGAAGCGCGGCATTTCGCCCGACCAGGCGCAGGCCGAACTGGACACGCTGGCGCGCTGGCTGGCAAGCGAGAATCCCACGACTGACGAGGGCTTGAAGCTGAAACTCGTCCGAATGGAAGACGAGGTCGCATCTCCCGTAAGCCGAATGTTTTGGGTGTTGCTGGGCGCTGTTGGATTGGTGCTGCTGATCGCTTGCGCTAATGTGGGCAACCTGTTTCTCGCCCGCAACGCAGCGCGAGAACGAGAGTTGGCAGTTCGCATATCACTCGGGGCAGGCAGGACGCGAATGGTGAGTCTGGTGATGGCGGAAGCGCTCCTGCTCGCGCTCACGGGTGGATCGCTGGGCCTGGCCGTGTCCGTGTGGGAGATTGATGGACTTCGCGCTCTGGCATCGGGAAGTGTCCACCGGATGGCAGATGCGCACGTGGATCTCTGTGTGCTCGGGTTCGCGCTGGCCGCCTCAGCGATGACGGCGATCCTGTTCGGGCTTGCTCCCGCACTGCGCTCCGCTCGTCTTGACTTGAACGCTAGCCTCCGAGGCGATCTGAACTCGCGTCCGGTGGGCCGGGCGGGCCGGCCAGCCAGCGTTCAAAATATTCTAGTCGCCGGCCAGTTTGCCCTGGTGGTTCTGTTGCTGATCGGCGCGGGCCTCATGCAGCGGAGCCTTTCGAGCCTGATGAATGTGCCGCTTGGGTTTGACCCTAGTCACCTCGCGGGCATGTGTTTTGCGATACCGGAGGGGAAATCGAGTGACGTCGATCTCCTCGCCTTTCAGCACGAGGTGCTTGAACAGGTGCGGGCCATTCCTGGGGTCAAGTCGGCTGAGTTCGGTTCGAACATTCCACTCATGGGCCCCGTTGGGACGATGTTTCTGACGGAGCAGCCAGATCGGGGCTGGATGAGGAGCCCTCTAATGGAAGAAAACTCTGTGGGCCCGGGCTACTTTAAGGTCCTGGGCCTCTCTATTATCAGGGGGCGTACTTTCCTTCCTTCGGACTCAGAAGGTCACCCATGCGTGGCCATTCTAAACCGGTTGGGTGCTCGATCCGTGTGGGGAGATCAGAATCCACTCGGTAGGATGATCTACAGGCCGAACATCATCGATCGGAACCTCAAAAATTGCCAAATTGTTGGCGAAGTGTCAGATGCTCGCTTTATCAAGCTGGACGAGCCACCTGGCCCTGAGATTTATTTCTCCAGGCTGCAGCTCCCCGAATTGACCCCGGTGCTGTTGGTTCGGAGCAAGAATAATCCTCTGGTTGAAGCCAATGTCATCCTCAACCGGGTCGACAATATTCCTGGCGCGCAGCGGGTGATGTTCGCATACAGCATTGACCAGCTTATTGAGCGCTCAGCCCTTCAGCCTCGCTTCCGTACAGTGCTTCTCAGCATATTTGCGGGCCTTACCCTTGTAATCGCAGCAATTGGCATCTATGGCGTAATGGCATACTTTGTGAGCCAACGAACCAAAGAGATTGGCATTCGTACGGCGCTCGGGGCGGAGAAGAGCGATGTTCTCGGAATGGTTGTCGGGCAGGGGCTGAAGCTGGCGCTGATCGGCGTCGCTGTTGGCATTGCCGGTGCGCTTGCACTCACAAGATTCTTATCGAGCCTGCTCTACGGCGTGACGCCGACTGACCCGCTAACGTTCATCGCGGTCTCGCTGGTCTTGATCGCCGTGGCGCTCGCGGCCTGCTACATCCCTGCCCGCCACGCGGCCAAAGTCGATCCCATGGTGGCTCTGCGGTATGAGTAGCGCAGGCCCTTGCGGCCTGCGGTCCTTGATTTGCTGAAGCTCGTAGCGGCGCGTTTACCGCGCCACATCAGTAATTGGCGGCGTAAAGCCGCCGCTACGGAAGCCCCCAGCGAAAGTCGATCGCATGGTGGCCTTGCGGTACGAGTAAGTCAGTGATCAGTGGATAGTGTTTAGGGGTCAGCGAGAAAAGACTAGCCCGGAGGCGGCTGACACGGGAGAAGAAGTGGCGGAATTATTCCCAATCTTTCT
This genomic window contains:
- a CDS encoding ABC transporter permease, with the protein product MKWVPIFGRRKQLEWELDEELRAHLAIAVRERIEKGEAPAEAEANARREFGNMALVKDVTRDQWGWRWPETLVQDVRYGLRQLRRNPGFTIVAVVTLALGIGCATAIFAAFNATVLHPLPFPHEQNLVRIKATAVRMALSWMDMSLPDALALRRQSTIFDSLGYYGGRQPMNLTGASLYAHITSFSVSPEIFRVLGVRPAMGRWLRREESRPGDNAEMVISHSLWVQNFGSNPDVIGKTVRLNNKPYRVVGVMPLRFAFPDPFVQAWLPEVVTAEAANDHSLYGTPVIGRLKRGISPDQAQAELDTLARWLASENPTTDEGLKLKLVRMEDEVASPVSRMFWVLLGAVGLVLLIACANVGNLFLARNAARERELAVRISLGAGRTRMVSLVMAEALLLALTGGSLGLAVSVWEIDGLRALASGSVHRMADAHVDLCVLGFALAASAMTAILFGLAPALRSARLDLNASLRGDLNSRPVGRAGRPASVQNILVAGQFALVVLLLIGAGLMQRSLSSLMNVPLGFDPSHLAGMCFAIPEGKSSDVDLLAFQHEVLEQVRAIPGVKSAEFGSNIPLMGPVGTMFLTEQPDRGWMRSPLMEENSVGPGYFKVLGLSIIRGRTFLPSDSEGHPCVAILNRLGARSVWGDQNPLGRMIYRPNIIDRNLKNCQIVGEVSDARFIKLDEPPGPEIYFSRLQLPELTPVLLVRSKNNPLVEANVILNRVDNIPGAQRVMFAYSIDQLIERSALQPRFRTVLLSIFAGLTLVIAAIGIYGVMAYFVSQRTKEIGIRTALGAEKSDVLGMVVGQGLKLALIGVAVGIAGALALTRFLSSLLYGVTPTDPLTFIAVSLVLIAVALAACYIPARHAAKVDPMVALRYE
- a CDS encoding PadR family transcriptional regulator encodes the protein MVKKVRYQNRIELLQGTLDMLIMRTLQWGPQHGYGISRAIRTGSDDALTVETGSLYPALHRMEKQGWVAAEWKLSENRQRAKFYRLTAAGRKHLVNEQSRWDEFVKAVSGVMKPAREQP